The following are encoded in a window of Bacteroidota bacterium genomic DNA:
- a CDS encoding 4-hydroxy-3-methylbut-2-enyl diphosphate reductase — MKITIDPHSGFCFGVVFAIRAAEEELDRSGQLYCLGDIVHNGAEVERLRNKGLRVIGHEELKDLHDCKVLIRAHGEPPETYRIALQNNIELIDASCPVVLKLQNKIKLGFEQLKNADGQIVIYGKEHHAEVNGLLGQTSGKAIVIGGIEDIDKIDFSKKIRLYSQTTKSTGGFREIVSAIENRIKGTNVSLLVDFIPNDTICRQVSNRTPQLKKFAKEHDLILFVSDKKSSNGLFLFEECKSVNSKTYFICEPAELDVRWFADAESIGICGATSTPLWVMENIATAVMAMV; from the coding sequence ATGAAGATTACTATTGACCCGCATTCCGGATTTTGCTTCGGCGTAGTGTTTGCCATTCGTGCGGCAGAAGAAGAACTTGACCGCTCAGGTCAGTTGTATTGCCTGGGCGATATCGTGCACAACGGCGCTGAAGTGGAACGCCTCAGAAATAAAGGACTGCGTGTTATCGGTCATGAAGAACTCAAAGACCTTCACGATTGCAAAGTGCTGATTCGCGCTCATGGCGAGCCGCCCGAAACATATCGCATAGCACTGCAAAATAATATTGAGCTCATTGACGCGTCCTGTCCGGTTGTATTAAAACTCCAGAATAAAATCAAACTTGGTTTTGAGCAGCTGAAAAATGCCGACGGGCAGATTGTGATTTATGGAAAAGAACATCATGCCGAAGTAAATGGTCTGTTGGGACAAACGTCCGGAAAAGCCATAGTAATCGGCGGTATTGAGGATATCGACAAAATAGATTTTTCAAAAAAAATCCGGCTCTATTCGCAAACAACCAAAAGTACGGGCGGTTTCCGCGAAATCGTTTCAGCCATTGAAAATAGGATTAAAGGCACCAATGTTTCCTTGCTGGTTGATTTTATTCCCAATGATACCATTTGCAGGCAGGTTTCCAACCGCACCCCTCAGCTGAAGAAATTCGCAAAAGAACACGACCTTATCCTTTTTGTGAGCGACAAAAAGAGCTCAAACGGATTGTTTTTGTTTGAAGAATGCAAATCGGTGAACTCAAAAACCTATTTTATCTGTGAGCCCGCCGAGCTTGATGTACGCTGGTTTGCTGATGCTGAAAGCATTGGTATCTGCGGTGCCACATCTACACCGCTCTGGGTTATGGAAAATATTGCAACCGCCGTTATGGCAATGGTTTAA
- a CDS encoding T9SS type B sorting domain-containing protein: MRKIIIVFMLCPLLFTACKKYDANSTDEEPLVKTILVNSDIPDMRVPFGSKITLDATMPGATAYLWTQAGETSPTILWDGHTPEIIVQIMASGQLHSYTVEIMYDQAFVWCPTTFTPNGDGRNDFWYPILHLVPENGFKLSIFNSDMKLMFYSEDIYKCRWNGKSNDVLQPVETYYFTLQYYNNQQKKCTSSGQFLLCK; encoded by the coding sequence ATGAGAAAAATAATCATCGTTTTCATGCTTTGCCCGCTGCTGTTTACAGCCTGTAAAAAGTATGACGCCAATAGCACTGATGAGGAACCACTGGTAAAGACGATTCTTGTCAATTCAGACATCCCCGATATGAGAGTCCCTTTTGGTTCGAAAATTACGTTGGATGCCACTATGCCCGGTGCAACTGCGTATTTGTGGACGCAAGCCGGAGAAACAAGTCCGACCATTCTTTGGGATGGGCATACTCCTGAGATCATTGTTCAGATTATGGCTTCGGGACAATTACATTCTTACACTGTTGAAATCATGTATGATCAGGCTTTTGTATGGTGCCCCACTACTTTTACACCAAATGGTGATGGCCGTAATGATTTCTGGTATCCGATATTGCACCTTGTTCCTGAAAATGGTTTTAAACTCAGCATATTCAATTCCGATATGAAGCTGATGTTTTATTCTGAAGACATTTATAAATGTCGCTGGAATGGTAAGTCTAATGATGTATTACAGCCTGTTGAAACCTATTATTTTACATTACAGTACTACAACAATCAGCAGAAAAAGTGCACTTCGTCCGGACAATTTTTACTCTGTAAATAA
- a CDS encoding type IX secretion system membrane protein PorP/SprF: MIQRTFLFVIAFWFIATGVHAQKNTSVSPDTLPVEYRLHYTNSIFNSIEQNPAYAGAAQQSVFKTGFEYNMPFLAVQEGMHYPFAASVSYDGYIGKKKNFGIGSSILYTSEPFKFTEQALLAFNYRFKLGKFSKLRVGLSLIGFTGGTDFNAIHFPDEYNYHQGHVYQTSEEYPGSSGYSNVNFGAGLFYTRKLLWAGFSVANLTEPEVRYFSLSRIPRVYYASVGNTFRLRKEVSVIPSVNFTYKNKDILVMPSVMASWKNMLGAGISMQNVDFFYARLAFNFFEHIALEGFMEIPLKSTVRNGFGWLTSVGGSLKYSFAGNKNLTIIR; the protein is encoded by the coding sequence ATGATACAAAGAACATTTCTTTTTGTGATTGCATTTTGGTTCATTGCAACAGGCGTGCATGCTCAAAAAAACACTTCTGTTTCCCCCGACACCCTACCGGTTGAATACCGCCTTCACTACACAAACAGCATTTTCAACAGCATTGAACAAAATCCTGCTTATGCAGGTGCAGCGCAACAGTCAGTTTTTAAAACCGGTTTTGAGTACAACATGCCATTTCTTGCTGTGCAGGAAGGTATGCATTATCCTTTTGCAGCAAGTGTTTCGTACGATGGTTATATAGGAAAGAAAAAGAATTTCGGGATTGGGAGCAGCATTTTATACACATCTGAGCCCTTCAAATTTACCGAACAGGCGCTGCTGGCCTTCAACTACAGATTTAAACTGGGGAAATTCTCAAAGCTCAGAGTTGGCCTTTCTTTAATAGGTTTCACCGGAGGTACAGATTTCAATGCAATTCACTTTCCGGATGAATATAACTACCATCAGGGACATGTTTACCAGACTTCAGAGGAATATCCGGGTTCTTCTGGTTACTCTAATGTCAATTTTGGAGCAGGTTTATTTTACACCCGAAAATTGCTGTGGGCAGGGTTTTCCGTGGCAAACCTAACCGAACCGGAGGTTCGCTATTTTAGTTTATCGCGCATCCCCCGCGTTTATTATGCATCTGTGGGCAATACCTTCAGGTTGCGGAAAGAAGTCTCAGTAATCCCCTCGGTAAATTTCACTTACAAAAACAAGGACATATTGGTGATGCCGTCCGTTATGGCAAGCTGGAAAAATATGCTTGGTGCGGGCATATCGATGCAGAATGTTGATTTCTTTTATGCCCGGCTTGCCTTTAATTTTTTTGAGCATATTGCCCTTGAAGGCTTCATGGAAATACCGCTAAAAAGTACAGTGCGTAACGGATTTGGATGGCTGACCTCGGTTGGAGGTTCGTTGAAATACAGTTTCGCCGGAAATAAAAATTTAACCATAATCCGCTGA